The Oryza brachyantha chromosome 6, ObraRS2, whole genome shotgun sequence region TTCAATGTCACTTAAACGTAAATTCGACGGGTCAAATCATGCGTAAACGGAATAGAATTCTTGCAGCATCTACGTAGTATGGGTGATGTAGTGctgaatttttcatgtttcacCGGGTTTAATTAACGCGTCTTACCTTCGGAATTTTCTTTGACCATCAAATTAAATGGTGATAACCTATTCTCTTATCTTATCCGTTTGTGATGACTTTATCGATTTTGAAATATACCGATCCGGTACTCTCAGAGTAAGACTGTAATAGGATGCCATATGGATGAGTGCACTTACGTACTTACGTGTATTAGTGTCTATGTTTACTTTGtgttaaaaaagataatgataTGGAATTCATATGATATTAATTAACGGGTTGGCACGTAGGAATCTTCACGGAGAAAAGGAAACGGACCAAGttgaatcatttttttttctttgagagGACCAAGTTGAATCAGCTAGGtgctcatcttttggctttaaaaaaataaagaaagggcatatttaaagaaaattataaataaaactttcatacatatgtttaaaattactaaaaagccaaaactgaaagataaactatgataaaaaaaacttcaatgtcaactctaaatttaagatagaaaatctaaaatttggcttacaagcataagcataaaaaaaaagttaaggaGTGTTAGTAGTCAAACAGAGTATTTCtccattttaaaacatatagcgtatttttttagaataataAGTTAACCAAAGATTATTCTATTAGTTTTATGACCCAATATCTAGATCCGTCGAGTACTTTATTATAACTTCACTTTTATATCACATAAATGATATATCAACATaataattttgatttaattttaatataacaaaacaaaatatgtcttATAAGAAGCGGGAGTTTTGAGCCTATTTTCTTACTTGGTTTGGTCTGCCATGATGGGCCACCCGAATGAGGCCCAAGTTAACATGTGACACCCAGAGGTACATCTTATTATAAAATGACACCGGATTGGGCCAACATCCTGCCGTTTATCACATTTTTGTACATGCCCTTGAAATTACATTTTTCcgttcataattaattaacaggtTTAATTATGAGTGAACCAACCTTAGTTATTACTTTCTAATCATTGTCaaatcgaaaaaaaaattataaacgtAAGTTGCTACTAAACTATTTTGAGAGTATAAATCCAACAGTACTACTCACTTTGAATGGAACTAGCAAGAAAACAGTTAGAAGAATGTCTAAACTATTTCCGTTCCATGTTTTTTATCtgaaagaaaatctaaacGATAGAGTCAAAAATAATATCGTTATTACCATAACATCAAACAATATTCAGAACGGGATTATCGGAATAGTATTTTGATAACGACATATTTCAGCCTTTTAGAGACGTGTCATTTATGCCGTGATGTATAACGGCACAATTATGTTAAGAAAATATTACTTTTGACAAATAAAACTAGGCTATTGATGGTTTTTCTTTATGATAATGGGCCAAATGTCTTGTAGGGAGGGTACTCATAGTCATCTaatatcattcatatatattagtgAAGATTTGAAGTACTAATAATGTGTTTGAGAATGCGGGAAAATagaagattttttatttttgcggtaggtatttaataatataaataatgaaattaactactataaagataaaaatttaatttataaatgtaagatgatgaacttagaatttttttataaaaaatatactatttagccAAATCAGAAAGcattcatgcaaaaaaaatctgagaaAAATATGTGGGAAAAACGCAACCTAAGTAACTAATAATTCGAGCACTTGCTACACATTAGGATACTATAGTATCATCAATCGCTACACATAAGGTTTATTGAGGTTCTTTTATGTTCCAACGtgttatgtaatttttttagagattcCGCATAAAATGATATAGCTCTAAATCGTTCGCAAAAACTCTAGAAGTATATCAATTTTGAACATTACGCAATCTGACTAAAAAATGCTACCAAATTAAAGTAATTGCTACTAGTAACTTTGAAAATTGTAATATCGTTATCTTCCCTAAATTCACTAAATTGAGGGGATTACACGTCCAAATTATATCAAAACAGACATGGAGTATATACTTTAGCTTACACTTACTccgttatatattataagattttttgaatttattgagattcatctatgtatcaatatttatgtttatatatacgtctaatgtaaatttaaataagatcagaaaatcttataatatgagacGAATAGAAACTTTGAATTTCACTGGACAGCTTAATAATTAGAGATGAAAACGGAGGCAGCACGAAAGAATCCAAGCCGTCCAAAGCAGCCCGGATCAAATTGGATTTGACgcagagaaaacaaaaaagaaaaaaaaaaggcaatccATCTAATCTTCCCACCCACCGACCTCGCCAACTTCACCGAGATCCACTCCACTCCGGCGATCGATCcacgccggcgatggccgTCCCCGTCCCGCCCTCGCTCATCTACGCCGGCGCAACACTCacgctcgccgcgctcgcgcACTTCCTCCACCTCCCCTCGCTCCTCCTCTACGCCCTCCACACCTACATCCACCCGGACGCCGTCCCCTCCACCACCCcgcgcgccgtcctccgcccgCCCAACGCCGCCGGCACCGGATCCGGGAACCCCAAGcatcgcggcggcggaggcaacGCTGAGTCTCCCTTCGACGCGGGCTCCAACTCCGCGCAGCTctaccgcctccgcctctccCACGCCACGCTCGCCACGCGCCCGCACTTCGCCGGATTCCACCTCGCGCTCGCCCTCCCGCTCGCGCTGCTGCCGCCCGCGCTCCTGCTCCCGGccccctccgcggcggcggccgcgccgctcgcgccgctgccggcggtgGTCTTCCTCTTCGTCGCGCTGCTCCGCCACGTGATGCTCCCCTCCCCGCGCCCcgcgcacctcgccgccgcgctcggcgCGCTGCTCGTCGCCACGCTGCTCTCCTCCAGCCCCTTCGCCGGCGCTCTCGCgtcgctcgccgcgctccCCGCCACGCGATTCGCGCGCTCGTTCTGGCTTGGCACCGACCAGCCACGATCAGGGCTCGCCGTGCTCGCGTCCTCGGGGCCCGCGCGCCTGCTCCTCTACCTCGCCGTGCTCGTCTCCTCCGCAGCCTCGATCCTCCAATGCTGCGGGTTCGTGGACGGTCCAGAGCTAGAGGCGAAgttgctcgccgccgcggcggggctgCAGCTGCTGGCCTCGCGGGCGGCCGTGCAGATGTACCTCAACGAGGCCGTCTTCTGCTGGTATCAGCGGCTGCACGTCAGCCGCTCGCCGGACACGGAGTACGGCCGCGCCAAGGTGTTCCTGCACAACCACCATCTCTGCGCAATCGCCACGCAGCTTGTCGCGCCGCCTCTGCTTGTGCTGTCGCTGCTGGCATTGTGGCGGGTGCAAGGCAAAGACTACTTTGAGGGAGTGGCGGAGCTGGACTGGCTTGTTGGGTGGTCGGTTGCCATGAAGGAGGCTGCATTGCTTGCGGCCCGGTGGATTGTTGCAGTGTGGTCGGCGGTGACCGTGGGCGCGCTCATGTTTTACAAGCGTGGATGGTTATTTGTCTTGTGATCAATCCTTTCTTAGCTTGTCTCTGCGTGATTGGTTCAGATGGAATTGTGTTTGATAGAGAAATTCTACACTCGATTGCCGGAGTTTGATAGCACGGCACAAGATTTTGGCTTGCATTTGTTTGTTGGAGCGTTGCTGGATCAAAactttgattgtttttttacctTGTATGTTCTTTACCAGATGAGCAACTTCAgatcattttttctctctacatAGAAACTGACTGGTCAGTCACCCTGTTGTACTCTCACTGTATCATCTTTAGTGCATATGAATGAATCAATTATTATTCAATTGGtacaaaacttgaaaaatatatcttgaTATAATCTCATCTGTGAGACGTTCGAGGAATAACTTGCTGCTTCCAGTTCAAAGTAAAATGCCTTTGCAAGATTCTTTTGtcagtgatttttttatgtcttCCTGAATGTATTGAAAACTGGAAAGTCGTattgaaaaattttagctGACTCTGTAAGATAAGCTTACAGGAAGCATATATTCGTGGATGCTACATAAACTGTAATCATCATGCTGTGAAAATGCGAGATGCTTATGCCATATTATTTCTCTATAGCATATTCAAATTTTCAGTACAACAGCAATGAGTCAGTGACAGATTGACAGTATGTTCAACCTGTATTATGTTGTCGGTACACTACTAACCTGATTGTATTGTTTGCATGATGTGTGTTCCTTTCTTTTGCCATGTATTTCACCTTCTCGCCTATATATCACAATTTTGGACCAAACCACATTGCATTTCTGTTACAGCATCTGTTTTTGGAGAAGTTATAGTATTCGTGGCTCATAAATTGGAAGCTGTTTGAATTACCATCTCCTATTTTCTTTGCGTTTTAAATAAATCACATGAAACTGTTGCTCATTCTGTTCTGAGTTTTGACTTATTAGCGTATTTATCATATCTGGATGTGACCTGGATAACGCATTTACCGGACAAATATTCTTGCCCTGCTCACTTTCCAGTTGCACAGTTTTTAGCTTTTTTCAACCTGGACTTTCTGTATGCACCAATTGCTGGTTACGTCTATCCTTTATAATCAGCTAATCCATTTTGCAGTATTTAACCTACTTGCATGATCTTCATGGGTAACCATGTTTGTGtctatacttaaaaaaattgtttgcaTCTGTGAAAAATCGATGCCTGCTCGTCTGAGTGAACTGTGGATAATTTTTCATTCCATCAATGAGTTTGTTTACCAGTGGCACAATTTAATTTGTGACAGTAAGCCAACATTTtttctgttaaaaaaaaaggtgatcTTTATTCTTCCCAGGTTATATCCATGAACCAATTTCTAGCAGTATCTACTATCTTATGCATCGACATATGGAGCACTGGACTTCAGAATGCATTGCTATATGCATCTGAATTCGTGTGGTGTAAACAAAGTAGTTAaaggaaacattttttttcatctttagtTGTCTGTAATGATTTTAGAactttaatttcttttgtcATCTAAAGATGCATGTCTGTATCATCTGTTGCAAAGTGCAGCACCAATCAGGTATGATGTTGCAAATATCACCATAGTATCATCCTTGTTGGTTTTATTTCATATTGAAACAAAACATTAGAAACAATCCAAAACATTTGTATTTGTTATTAATTGCGGATTAGTAAGATAAGCACTTGAACAATTGGTACTTTATATGTCTTCAGACTCTCATCATACACCTTTCACTTTTGCTATATTGACTATGCCTTCACCATCCGTAGTGTGCTTAGGGTTTGCTGAGAGTCTAAGATAGCCTTCATCACCTTCCCATGCCTTTCAGTTGAAAACAATTAAGCATCACTTTGTATAGTCACCCATCATTAAGGCTTATAATCTATAGTTTTGCAGGGTGTTGGAAAGTTGGAGCCCATATGTTCATCAGTGCGTTTGACTTGGCCACCTATCCAGTTGCTATCGGTGAAGATTTAAGCTGATCCACTGGTGGTTCTTCATGGCAGAGAATGTGCTTTCGGTCAGTGCACGCGCCAAACCCTCTTTTGCATTGCATTACATTACACTGTGCTCCTGATCCTAACCAAAAGGACAAGCCAAAGGTATCAAAGTATTGTATTGTTGTGCCGAGAAAGGTGCAGGTATGTGGCGCGCGTGTTCAAGTGAGTACACGATACAACGGTCCAAACACCAAACCTGCATGCATCAAGGAAGAATCTTCGAGATGGAAGGTGagcatattattattattcgcTGAGCAAAACAAGAGCAGCTTTCATTTCGAACGAACTGTATCTGATGCTAATTAGTGTCTTGTGGGGCAGGATTAAGATACAGTTATCGTCACCTGGATCATTTGCCCATTGGGTTGTGTGCTTGTTGGAAGAGCAGGTGACACCAGGAAAAGGAAATCTAAATGAAATCCCCTATCCTGGGGGATTGCAATTTGCCTTTCAAAGTACACacatttcttttctcattattttttaattttgcacTATGTCTTGCAAT contains the following coding sequences:
- the LOC102705084 gene encoding uncharacterized protein LOC102705084 is translated as MAVPVPPSLIYAGATLTLAALAHFLHLPSLLLYALHTYIHPDAVPSTTPRAVLRPPNAAGTGSGNPKHRGGGGNAESPFDAGSNSAQLYRLRLSHATLATRPHFAGFHLALALPLALLPPALLLPAPSAAAAAPLAPLPAVVFLFVALLRHVMLPSPRPAHLAAALGALLVATLLSSSPFAGALASLAALPATRFARSFWLGTDQPRSGLAVLASSGPARLLLYLAVLVSSAASILQCCGFVDGPELEAKLLAAAAGLQLLASRAAVQMYLNEAVFCWYQRLHVSRSPDTEYGRAKVFLHNHHLCAIATQLVAPPLLVLSLLALWRVQGKDYFEGVAELDWLVGWSVAMKEAALLAARWIVAVWSAVTVGALMFYKRGWLFVL